A segment of the Sulfurirhabdus autotrophica genome:
TCCCTTACCCAGAAAACCTCCCGAATATTTTCTGCCAGCTGACGGAATTTTTCTTCACTGTCACGCAGTAACTTTTCAGCTTCATGCCGCTTTGTCACATCCCGCGCTATCGCAACGATAGTCGATCCACTATCCGATTTAATCGCTCTCACATTGATTTCTACCGGAAACAAGGAGTGATCTTTGCGCTTGTGAAAAGTTTCTATAAAATTACCGGTTGAGCCACTACGCAACATCTCATCAAAATATTCTTCCAGGGCCTGTTTGCTAAACAGCGGCTTGATATCCTGCGGCCCCAGGCTAAACAACTCCTCCCTCGTGTATCCCAGGCAGCTACAACCAATTTCATTGAAGTCTATAAAACGCATCGAGGGCCGATCAATCAAATAAATACCATCTGCTGAGCTGTCAATCGCAACGCGGAAACGCTGCAACATTTCCTCTGCCTTGTTTCGCGCACTCACATCGCGCACCATCACCAAAAGTGAAGATACCCCCATGTAATCAAAGGCAAATGAAACCGCTTCAATATCAACAGTGGTACCATCACGTCGCATCAATTTGTACGGCATTCGCTGATTAATTATGCGGTTTTCAAGTACTGAACTCATCCGCTGACTAATTTGCGCATAGTATTCAGGAGAAACCCAATCCTCTGGCTTTGTCCCTATCACTTCACTTTTGCTTTCAACCCCCAGCAATTTTACTGCGGCAGAATTGACCAGAACCACGATTCCGTCTGCCACTACTCCGATAGCATCTGGTGAAGCTTCAACAATGCTGCGGTAACGATCCTCACTCTCCAGCAACGCCTGTTCGGCTCGCTCACGCGCTACCACCTCACGCAGATGCCGTTCATCGGCTAACTGGGCTTCGTTTTCACGCAAGCGAATTTCCATTTGGTGCCGGTATAAGGCCGTCTCTATAGTGAGTTGCAGTTCGCGTTCACTAAACGGTTTGAGAAGATATGCGGAGGGTTCTGTGATCTTGGCGCGCTGAAACAGGTGTTCATCTGCATAAGCCGTCAGATATAAAACCGGGACGTTAAAGCGGGAACGGATTAGCTGAGCAGCTTCAATGCCATCCATTTTCCCTTCCAGAACAATATCCATTATCACCAGATCGGGGCGGGATGCGGCTACGCTTTCAACAGCAGTCTCTCCGGATATTGCAATTCCCAGCACCTCATAACCCACATGCTCAAGATGAATTTTTAAATTTTGAGCGAAAAAAGCCTCATCTTCAACAATTAAAATTTTAGCCTTAGTCATTGCCGCTGAGTCTCCAAAAATAGCTGTGGTCTTTAATAAACACCTACTCGACGGTGAGAAAGGGTAGATCGATCTGACGACAAGCAGTTTGAATTATGCCGCAATTTAAATACGAGGGTAAACTGTTTGATTAACATGATTATATCTGGCATCAAAACAGCATATGCCAAATAAAATCAAACAGGTATGAAAAGGCTAAACTAATGGCAAGGCCACATGAAAATTGACTGTCGTTAACAGTATAAATTCAGCTTCGTCGCCACCCAGGAAGCATATCGAATATTGACCTCATCATATTTCCGCCCCGTAGCCAGCGATACCAGCCTGGCCACAAGCGATATTGGAATTGAAAGTAATGATCCGATTAAACACTTCATTGATGACGTGCTGCGCGATAATAAGGCATCATTCTTGGCACCAGATCAGAAAGCGCATTAATGCGAGCACTATCCGATGGATGTGTACTCAAAAATTGCGGCACACCGCCATTCTGTTTCCGTGACATTTTGGTCCAGAGCGACACCGCAGCATTGGGATCATAGCCTGCCTTCGCCGCAATCTCGATCCCGATTCTGTCCGCTTCTGATTCCATCAACCTGCTGTTTGGAAGTCTTACAGCCAGAAGTGCGGCAGCTGCAAGTGCCTGTTGAGTGTTATCACTCGCCGCTTGCGTTGCACCATAGGCAGCTATGGCCAAATCAGTACCCATGGCGATCGACATCTTCTCGCGGCTATGTCCGGCGAGCGCATGAGCAATCTCATGACCCAAGACTTGCGCCAATTCATCATCAGTCGGGTTTATTTGATTAAGCAAACCTGTATAAACGGCAATCTTTCCGCCTGCCATTGCGTAGGCATTCACTTCTGGCTCATCAATCACATTGACCTGCCAATTCCAGCGTGCCGTTTCGGGGCGGATTTTCACAGCCTGTGCAATGACTCGATCAGCAATGCCGCGCACCCTTGAAAGAATTCGCGCATTAGACTCTAACTTTCCCAATTTGCGTTGCTCAGCTATTTGAGAAACGTATGCCTGCTCTGAAGCATTCATCACTTCACCTTCAGAAACGAGCATCAGTTGGGAACGGCCAGTAATGGGATTAGTGGCACACCCTGTCAATACAGCCGTTACTAGCAAACCTGCAAAAGCAGCTTTCTTCATCATTTACCTTTCTGTTTATTCAGTTTAATTAATTTCTCTCAAAAACATTCAACCCATTCCTGCATCTCACAAATCCTTAATACTTCCACTTCCATGGCGGAATCGGGTTTGTTTCAGACCACAACCCATTTCGATGAATCTTCGCTGCAAATTCAGCTTGTCCATATTGCGCCCCCTCCTCTGCAGACTGCTCCTTTGTACGAAACCACCAGGCTAACCCAGCCTTGATCTGCTCTAATCCAGTATCTACCGTTTTCTGGCAACTATTTTGAGCGCATTGAGAATCGTGAGGCGCCACCATCACTTTACCGAGAAGCAGCCCATTTCGATCCAGCATGGGCTTCTCAACATCCACTTCCCGATTAAAAACCATTACAGACAAGTTTTGCAGGGCCTTGTCTCCAAAAGGCTGATAACGTTCAGGCGCATCGACCCCCATAATTTTAACTGTATATTGCTTGCCCGCAGAGTCAACAATTGTGATTTGATCGCCATCCAGCACTTTGGTTACCCGCCCGGTTATCGAATCAGCCTGTACGTACGAAAAGAAAGCCCAGCCAAATATCACTACCAAGAGCTGAAATATAGGTGAAATAAACCGAAATTTCATGAAAAAAATCCTCCAGATCAATTAGCTGCTTACCAACCATACTATAAATACCATGGTTTTTCTAATTCCAAACACTAGCGTTGCCAACTTTTCCAATATTCACAAGGTTCACAATAATAGAAAACTGGATTCATAGCGCGCGCATCACATAAAGCAAGCATGACTTGCATTGAAAATGCTAAATATTGCATGTTTATACATACCGAAATCTTAAAATTCAAGGTTCACTTTGCTTTTAGTTTAGCCATAAAGCTATGAATATTCAGTTACATGTTTTACATTTTGTTACATATTATCAGTCAACATAAGTCAGCATGAGGCGTTATTTGATCAGCCGATGAGAATTGGCGCTAACTACGAATGACAACCCAATATGGAGAGTAAAAATGTTAAAAAAATCCTTCTTTGCCGCAACTGCTTTAGTTAGTTTTGCTTTCATTGCACCCGTTCATGCTGCAGATGCAAATCTGGACCGTGCTGCTATCCAAAAGGACAATAAGGATGTCCGTCAAGACAAACAGGAAATGGTAAAAGACAAAACTGACCTCAGGAAAGACATAAAAGAACGAAATGAAGACCGCAAAGAACTAAGGCAGGATGTCAAATCTGGCGATAAGGCTGATGCACAAAAAGAAAGAGCTGAACTGCGCAAAGACAACAAAGAAATCCATGCCGATCGCAAAGATATGCGTCAAGACCGGAAAGAACTTCACGCAGATAAAATGGATCGTCATCAGGATCGTCGTGAATTAAATCGCGACAAACATCGCAACTAATCAACTTGGCACTGCGCTACCAATCAAATCCAGCCTTTGGCTTGCCGGAGGCTGGCGCTATTTAATTAACTGATACCCATTGTTTCGCTGAATAAATTAAAAATTGGAAAAGCCAGACGTAAAAAAGGCCATAAACCTTGTATTTATTTGGGTTTACGGCCTGATTTGGACTGCTTTAGATTTGTTCGTGGTGCAGAGAGGAATGAAACAACGGCTGTTAAACCCCATGATTGGCTGCTCTAGATTTCTTCGTTTCCAAAAATACCAACAAATGTACCAACAAAAAATCTAAGTTTGGATTTGTTATTTCGTGCTATCTAAACCATGTTTCAATCGAACCATAGTTTTCATTTACTTTGTCGCCTATCCTCTCAATAGGTTCAATGATATTTCTCAAAAATACATTAATACAAAACATAGCTAGAATGTCGGTAATCTTTACTTACCAACATATTGTGTGGTTATTTGGGTTTTGGACATGTAGCTTCTGAAAAATGGCTTTTGGGAACAATATTTCGAAGATGTTCTGTCGAATATTTTTACAACTACCAACCATGCATTTTAAATTACCGATCCTGTATTGGCATGTACCCTGGCTTTACAGTGGATTTGAGCTAAGTGGTATATTTATTGCTTTATGATTCTATCATAACTACAAGATGCTTCATTCTCAACAATATAATTTAAGTGCCAAAAGAAATCTGTTGGTTATCTGCCATATATTTTGAATGAAGCATGTTGTTGGTTAATAGGTGCTTTTTGATTGCTGCAAAAGTTTTGCAACTTTGTTAAATATAAATTCTAACTGGAATAAATGAATGAAATCTCGTCTTTTTAAGGCTAGCCTAATTGTCGCAATAATTGCAGGTGTAACTACCGTTGCGACTCCAATAATCTCATCAGCTGATACAACATATTCTTACACTGGGAATAACTTCAATTCGTTCCAGAATGATCCTGGGACAGAACCTTTCCTTAGTACCGACCATATTTCCTTCAGTTTCAGGGTTGCCTCTTTAATTGATCCCTCTCTGGATATTCAAGAAATTAATCCTACTTGGTGGAGCGTAAACGTAGGGGGGCTGACTTCAGGGAGTGACGCTGGAGATAATTTATACCTTGCTATCGCACCTGGTGCTTCGCCCAACGCACCATGGAAGTGGGAATTTTCTTCCGACAATCAAAATGGTTTATTTATACAATCGTGGTCAAATATGCCATCGGGTTTTAATATGGGGCAAATGGATCAAGTAAACTATAGTTATCCATTTTTTGTGGATAGTTCAACAAACACCTTTGCAGTTAGTTCTGCTTTGAATGAAAACACCCCTGGTACTTGGAGCGTTTCTGCTTCTAGCCCTGTTCCGCTACCATCATCATTATGGTTACTTGGATCAGGCTTAATTGGTTTGATGGGGATTTACCAGAAACGAAAGTAACTTAATATATTTGTTACGATCTTGGCGGCCAATTGGTCGCTATTTTCTTTTCTGGAATTTCCCGCCCCCCCCTGATCTTTCAATAGCGCTGATATTTCACGCAGCAAGGCACGCACGCCGCCCTTATAAGCATTGCGTGATGCTATCGCCTTACCTTGCTGTGTTCGTGCCCCTGTTGAGTGTTGCCACGGTTGCCAATTCTTTATCAATTCCGCTTGCCGTTGTCGTCTTTCCGGTGTCCAGCCATTCGCCATTTTTTTGATGCTCCAATAGTTCGTTTTGCTGATTTACAGTTTTCCCCGTGTGCGCGTGCGTGCGCGTACTGCTTTGTATGCTGTTGTTTATTTGCTGGTGTCCATTTGAAATGTTGGCTTGTTTGGCAAATACTACAGGCGGGGTTTTCATAGCGGCTAACACTTCTATTGTTCTCGCGCATTGTGCCTGGGCCTTCAATGCTAACCTCATGTAGCTTTCGGTTGCGCTCATATGTTCACCCATGTTTAATGCTGCACGCCTCGCCAGCTCGTTGAATATCGTATCAAGTGAAACTGTCTGGGCTGTTAATGTAGCTTCAAGCTCAATTAAATTACCTGAATTTACTTGAGCTACTTTTTCACGCATGACGCTAATAGTTTCAGTCAGGTCTATTTCGCCCATTGTCTGTTGGCTAAAGGTTCGCGCTGTCACTGCATTGAGTGTTGTTGCTGATAGCCCGATTTCTGCAAACTGGTGATCTTCAGTTTTGTTTTTATCGTGCATTATTTCCAATGTGTTTGCATTGCGCTTAGTTGGCACTTGCTTTTTAGCGGTCATTGCTGTTGCTCCTGAGTTAGTTGCTGCTATTAGTGCGTATGCTTAAGAGCACCAGCAGATAGCAAAAGAACATCACCCCTACATGGTATATCTATAGAGGTGTACGCCTGGCGGGTCAATTGAGTTTTGAAAAATGGCCTGACTGCTACGGCTGGCGGGTCAATTAGCATATTGCCTCCTTTGAATTGATACGGGTGGCGGGGCAATCATCCGATAATTGACCCACTAGGCGGGGCACCACTTTTAATTTTGGCATGGGTGGCAATGGCTCGTTTTTCTTCCATGTGCCTCTTGGTGTTCGGGTCGGCTGAACATCTAACTTTCCCTTGCATTCATCTATCGCGTAGAAAGTGACAGCATAGAGGCCAGCTTTGTTTCTGCCCCCTTGCCTGGTCAATTCCAGCCATCCTGCCTCGATCAATTCCTTGATGGCTTTACTCAACGTTCCTTTTGATTTCCACCCCCTGGGCTGCATCAATGTCCATGCCGTGCAAAAATCGCCGTTATTGCTGCCGTTGTACTGTGCCAACAGATCAAACAGCAGCTTGATAGCATAAGAGCTTAACAGGCTGTAGGAATGAGAACGGATAACGGCATGGGGAATGGCGATAAATCCTCCCCATTCCCGTTTTTCCGCTGCATCCTTGTAACGGTTTTTGCGTGCCATTACGCCTCCCCAGCCAATCGACTCAGAAGGCAATACAACCCCCATAGGTCGATTAATCCCATTGCGCCAATATC
Coding sequences within it:
- a CDS encoding thermonuclease family protein, yielding MKFRFISPIFQLLVVIFGWAFFSYVQADSITGRVTKVLDGDQITIVDSAGKQYTVKIMGVDAPERYQPFGDKALQNLSVMVFNREVDVEKPMLDRNGLLLGKVMVAPHDSQCAQNSCQKTVDTGLEQIKAGLAWWFRTKEQSAEEGAQYGQAEFAAKIHRNGLWSETNPIPPWKWKY
- a CDS encoding helix-turn-helix domain-containing protein, which gives rise to MARKNRYKDAAEKREWGGFIAIPHAVIRSHSYSLLSSYAIKLLFDLLAQYNGSNNGDFCTAWTLMQPRGWKSKGTLSKAIKELIEAGWLELTRQGGRNKAGLYAVTFYAIDECKGKLDVQPTRTPRGTWKKNEPLPPMPKLKVVPRLVGQLSDDCPATRINSKEAIC
- a CDS encoding M48 family metallopeptidase; translation: MMKKAAFAGLLVTAVLTGCATNPITGRSQLMLVSEGEVMNASEQAYVSQIAEQRKLGKLESNARILSRVRGIADRVIAQAVKIRPETARWNWQVNVIDEPEVNAYAMAGGKIAVYTGLLNQINPTDDELAQVLGHEIAHALAGHSREKMSIAMGTDLAIAAYGATQAASDNTQQALAAAALLAVRLPNSRLMESEADRIGIEIAAKAGYDPNAAVSLWTKMSRKQNGGVPQFLSTHPSDSARINALSDLVPRMMPYYRAARHQ
- a CDS encoding VPLPA-CTERM sorting domain-containing protein; this translates as MKSRLFKASLIVAIIAGVTTVATPIISSADTTYSYTGNNFNSFQNDPGTEPFLSTDHISFSFRVASLIDPSLDIQEINPTWWSVNVGGLTSGSDAGDNLYLAIAPGASPNAPWKWEFSSDNQNGLFIQSWSNMPSGFNMGQMDQVNYSYPFFVDSSTNTFAVSSALNENTPGTWSVSASSPVPLPSSLWLLGSGLIGLMGIYQKRK